A window from Sinorhizobium fredii encodes these proteins:
- a CDS encoding SH3 domain-containing protein: MKSTFLGAAALCALSLMPVVAEAAEGFATANVNMRSGPSTRYPAVTVIPSGESVEIHGCLADRPWCDVSFYGGRGWVAGQYVQALYRSNRVYVEPEYYRPLGIPTVVFEFDRYWDRNYRGRDFYRDRDRWRRGPDWIEEGDWQWRREEERRDRQRRQQAERREWEREQDRRDWERQRTREREQARDRQEARERQQWQRERERERREWRDRGRDEERRENGSAENYQGARKEERARQLRELRRDGEVRTVPKCVFNDFACEND, encoded by the coding sequence GTGAAGAGTACGTTCTTGGGGGCGGCGGCACTCTGTGCGCTTTCGCTCATGCCAGTCGTAGCCGAGGCCGCAGAAGGCTTTGCCACCGCCAATGTCAACATGCGATCGGGTCCGAGTACTCGCTATCCCGCCGTCACCGTTATTCCCTCGGGCGAATCCGTGGAAATCCATGGCTGTCTGGCCGATCGCCCCTGGTGCGACGTTTCCTTCTATGGCGGCCGCGGATGGGTGGCCGGCCAATACGTCCAGGCGCTCTATCGCAGCAATCGGGTCTATGTGGAGCCGGAATACTATCGGCCACTCGGGATCCCGACGGTCGTCTTCGAATTCGATCGCTACTGGGATCGCAACTATCGAGGACGCGATTTCTATCGCGACCGGGATCGCTGGCGCCGCGGGCCCGACTGGATCGAAGAAGGCGACTGGCAGTGGCGGCGCGAAGAGGAGCGCCGGGATCGGCAGCGCCGGCAGCAGGCGGAACGGCGCGAATGGGAGCGTGAGCAGGATCGGCGCGACTGGGAGCGCCAACGGACCAGGGAGCGTGAGCAGGCGAGAGATCGGCAGGAGGCGAGAGAGCGCCAACAGTGGCAGCGCGAGCGGGAACGCGAGCGTCGCGAGTGGCGGGACCGTGGCCGCGACGAAGAGCGACGGGAAAACGGTTCCGCCGAAAACTACCAAGGAGCTCGCAAGGAAGAGCGGGCGCGTCAGCTCCGCGAACTGCGCCGGGATGGCGAAGTCAGAACGGTTCCGAAGTGCGTGTTCAACGATTTCGCCTGTGAGAACGACTGA
- a CDS encoding DUF2336 domain-containing protein, translating to MLLHLGFVVTNRFRELERPQTGRLKDVVLMATVTGFESLRIPRKSDLKQFAELFEPLFLGSSNEARRQAAAALSQCPHVPESVALLIGSMPISIAAIFLTRSKAIPDRTLISIIRQQGSAHANAIAHREDISPSIVDALVEHHQFSAAAPRAADMPPAATAAPPAAAGEDRLSSDRVTREEELRDAIRALARAGSRSLQEVGRLQPIDELHQALLMRFARSGEAVLFATALAATLSASRALAERILLDVSGQQLAVTLMALDFPDGELPPLLLALYPHLSERLGSCNRAEALIRSIDRKAGLERVESWLRADRDGAAKPARHESHLAENRAADPRRQESRTASAPPAAAQPKRTVGRK from the coding sequence ATGCTTTTGCATCTGGGATTTGTCGTGACGAACCGGTTTCGTGAGTTGGAAAGGCCGCAGACGGGCCGGCTGAAGGACGTCGTGCTGATGGCGACCGTCACCGGCTTCGAAAGCCTTCGCATCCCGCGCAAGTCCGACCTGAAGCAGTTTGCCGAACTCTTCGAACCGCTCTTCCTCGGTTCCAGCAACGAAGCGCGCCGGCAGGCGGCAGCGGCGTTGTCGCAGTGCCCGCACGTGCCCGAATCGGTCGCACTGCTCATCGGCAGCATGCCGATCTCGATCGCCGCGATCTTTCTCACCCGCTCGAAAGCGATCCCCGACCGGACGCTGATCTCGATCATCCGCCAGCAGGGCTCAGCCCATGCGAACGCGATCGCGCACCGGGAGGATATCTCGCCGTCGATCGTCGACGCGCTGGTCGAACACCATCAGTTCAGCGCCGCCGCACCCCGCGCCGCCGATATGCCTCCAGCCGCAACGGCTGCGCCGCCTGCAGCTGCAGGAGAGGATCGCCTTTCCTCCGACCGCGTAACCCGCGAAGAAGAGCTGCGCGACGCAATCCGGGCGCTGGCGCGCGCCGGATCCAGGTCTCTCCAAGAAGTCGGCCGTCTTCAGCCCATCGACGAGCTGCATCAGGCGCTGCTCATGCGGTTTGCCCGCAGCGGCGAGGCAGTCCTTTTCGCGACGGCGCTTGCCGCCACCCTTTCCGCGAGCCGCGCGCTCGCCGAGAGAATCCTGCTGGATGTTTCCGGTCAGCAGCTTGCCGTCACGCTCATGGCGCTCGACTTCCCGGACGGGGAACTGCCCCCCCTGCTTCTGGCGCTCTATCCACATCTCTCCGAAAGGCTCGGCTCATGCAACCGTGCGGAGGCTCTGATCAGGAGCATCGACCGGAAGGCCGGCCTCGAACGGGTCGAATCTTGGCTGCGCGCCGACCGCGATGGAGCTGCCAAGCCGGCGCGCCACGAAAGCCACCTCGCCGAGAATCGCGCCGCCGATCCGCGTCGGCAGGAGAGCCGGACGGCGTCCGCCCCGCCGGCCGCGGCACAGCCGAAGCGCACCGTCGGGCGAAAATAG
- the feuP gene encoding two-component system response regulator FeuP has translation MRILIVEDDVNLNRQLAEALKEAGYVVDQAYDGEEGHYLGDAEPYDAIILDIGLPEMDGITVLEKWRADGKTMPVLILTARDRWSDKVAGIDAGADDYVAKPFHVQEVLARIRALIRRAAGHASSEIVCGPVRLDTKGSKATVGGVALKLTSHEFRLLSYLMHHMGQVVSRTELVEHMYDQDFDRDSNTIEVFIGRLRKKIGNDLIETVRGLGYRMQAPGNGH, from the coding sequence ATGCGCATCCTGATAGTCGAGGACGACGTCAATCTGAACAGGCAGCTCGCCGAAGCGCTGAAGGAAGCCGGTTACGTCGTCGACCAGGCCTATGACGGCGAGGAGGGCCACTATCTCGGCGATGCGGAGCCCTATGACGCGATCATTCTGGACATCGGCCTTCCGGAAATGGACGGCATCACGGTGCTGGAAAAGTGGCGGGCGGACGGCAAGACGATGCCGGTGCTGATCTTGACCGCTCGCGATCGCTGGAGCGACAAGGTGGCGGGGATCGATGCCGGCGCCGACGATTATGTTGCGAAGCCCTTCCACGTCCAGGAGGTGCTCGCCCGCATCCGGGCGCTGATCCGCCGCGCCGCCGGGCATGCGAGTTCCGAAATCGTCTGCGGCCCGGTCCGCCTCGACACGAAAGGCTCGAAGGCGACGGTCGGCGGTGTTGCGCTGAAGCTGACCTCGCACGAATTCCGGCTGCTCTCCTACCTCATGCATCACATGGGGCAGGTAGTTTCTCGCACGGAACTTGTCGAGCACATGTATGATCAGGACTTCGACCGCGATTCCAATACGATCGAGGTCTTCATCGGCCGGCTCCGCAAGAAGATCGGCAACGACCTGATCGAGACGGTGCGTGGTCTCGGATATCGGATGCAAGCACCCGGCAATGGCCATTAG
- a CDS encoding DUF1254 domain-containing protein, translated as MRRALFAFLVGLVGAALLHIVLVLALPRFTGRDAYTRVLGLLEMDSFFPLTAEPGPTGLDNSDPFLRTAVCSFSIADAPARFIARGAVPFWSLSIFDSGSNEVFSMNDQTAVNGDLDLVVATPIQLVELRKTPPEALAQSIMIEMKDEEGYAVLRALAPLDSFEEQVREFLTDSSCAPFRRQ; from the coding sequence ATGCGTAGGGCCCTGTTCGCGTTTCTCGTCGGGCTGGTCGGTGCCGCGCTCCTGCATATCGTCCTCGTCCTCGCCCTGCCGCGGTTCACCGGCCGCGACGCCTATACGCGCGTCCTCGGTCTTCTCGAGATGGACAGTTTCTTTCCGCTCACCGCCGAGCCGGGCCCGACCGGACTGGACAATAGCGACCCGTTTCTGCGCACCGCCGTCTGCAGCTTCTCGATCGCGGACGCGCCGGCGCGTTTCATTGCGCGCGGTGCCGTGCCGTTCTGGTCGCTGTCGATCTTCGACAGCGGCTCGAACGAAGTCTTCAGCATGAACGACCAGACCGCCGTCAATGGGGATCTCGATCTCGTCGTCGCCACACCGATCCAGCTCGTGGAGCTTCGCAAGACGCCCCCGGAGGCGCTCGCCCAGTCGATCATGATCGAGATGAAGGATGAGGAGGGCTACGCGGTCCTGCGCGCCCTGGCGCCGCTCGACAGTTTCGAGGAGCAGGTCCGCGAATTCCTCACCGATTCGAGTTGCGCGCCGTTCCGACGCCAGTGA
- a CDS encoding DUF1491 family protein: MRVKTHIFVTSLLRRVFASGGYAAVLRKGAEEAGAIFIRHRTRLGTETLYAPAPQSFFEDEGDDLRKFEVRLRNMDGENIDGALSSEVRFDPDCWIVEIELDDVGDLLQVVEAGR; the protein is encoded by the coding sequence ATGCGCGTGAAAACCCATATCTTCGTCACTTCGCTCCTGCGCCGCGTGTTCGCGAGCGGCGGCTATGCGGCGGTGCTACGCAAGGGAGCGGAAGAGGCCGGCGCGATTTTCATCCGCCACCGCACCCGCCTCGGCACCGAAACGCTCTATGCGCCGGCGCCGCAGAGCTTTTTCGAAGACGAAGGCGATGATCTCCGCAAGTTCGAAGTCCGCCTGCGGAACATGGATGGGGAAAATATCGACGGCGCGCTGTCGTCTGAAGTCCGCTTCGACCCAGATTGCTGGATCGTCGAGATCGAACTCGACGACGTCGGCGATCTTTTACAGGTTGTCGAGGCCGGCCGCTGA
- a CDS encoding peptidoglycan-binding domain-containing protein — translation MAPRKRKQPERKRGGRPRQGIALRGLALAGLGVGRCAVLAGRVIAHHPVGAGGLATFAVVFSFVAANAMWYQHGSHPSPLLRTRVPLVGSEVAERLAAANGEPVEPRKVTTFVIEREGEAAPVKADDDAVAAQDDSSTQRLPRPAESVLDPDNALPSALVADVQKELARLGLYDGTPDGRSGPKTVSAILRFEKGAGRAESGVASPDLLQALLATQRSEVAVAAPGNRPYADSKSTAAEVDPVAAAIRTAEGDATLMPPAEIPVSNELVMNIQKGLSNLAYADIVVDGVAGDQTRAAIRHFEKHYRLPQTGEPNGKVLEKLKEIGAL, via the coding sequence ATGGCGCCGCGCAAGCGAAAACAGCCTGAGCGGAAACGTGGCGGACGGCCGCGGCAGGGCATCGCGTTGCGCGGACTGGCGCTGGCGGGCCTGGGCGTCGGACGCTGTGCCGTCCTTGCCGGGCGAGTGATCGCGCACCATCCGGTGGGAGCCGGCGGGTTGGCGACCTTCGCCGTTGTATTCAGCTTCGTGGCGGCGAACGCCATGTGGTATCAGCACGGCAGCCATCCTTCGCCGCTGTTGCGCACCCGAGTTCCGCTGGTCGGGTCCGAGGTTGCCGAGCGTTTGGCGGCCGCCAACGGCGAGCCCGTCGAGCCGCGCAAGGTAACGACCTTCGTCATCGAGCGCGAAGGTGAAGCGGCTCCGGTAAAGGCCGACGACGACGCGGTCGCCGCGCAAGACGATTCCTCCACGCAACGCTTGCCGCGGCCGGCGGAATCCGTGCTGGATCCGGACAACGCCTTGCCGTCGGCCCTTGTCGCCGATGTCCAGAAGGAACTTGCCCGGCTCGGCCTTTACGACGGCACGCCGGACGGCCGCAGCGGTCCAAAGACCGTATCGGCCATCCTTCGCTTCGAAAAAGGAGCCGGGCGCGCGGAATCGGGTGTGGCGAGCCCCGATCTCCTTCAGGCGCTCCTGGCAACCCAGCGTTCCGAAGTGGCCGTTGCAGCGCCTGGCAACCGCCCCTACGCCGATTCCAAATCGACTGCCGCCGAAGTCGATCCCGTCGCCGCTGCGATCCGCACCGCGGAAGGGGACGCGACGCTTATGCCGCCCGCCGAAATACCGGTATCGAACGAACTGGTCATGAATATCCAGAAGGGGCTGAGCAATCTCGCTTACGCCGATATCGTCGTCGACGGCGTCGCCGGCGATCAGACGCGGGCGGCGATCCGCCATTTCGAGAAGCACTACCGGCTCCCGCAGACCGGCGAACCGAACGGCAAGGTTCTTGAGAAGCTCAAGGAAATCGGCGCGCTCTGA
- a CDS encoding MmcQ/YjbR family DNA-binding protein, whose amino-acid sequence MLTEEIEKLALSLPGTQENAHFGTRDFRVGKRIFMTLPEAGRAVFKLTPDQQRMLLEMEPGVCAAVPGGWGARGWTSLYFVEADEELIRQSLETAWRNAAPKSLVRRNGGH is encoded by the coding sequence ATGCTAACCGAAGAGATCGAAAAGCTGGCGCTCAGCCTCCCCGGGACGCAGGAAAACGCCCATTTCGGCACGCGCGACTTCCGCGTGGGCAAGCGCATATTCATGACCCTGCCGGAAGCGGGGCGTGCCGTCTTCAAGCTGACCCCCGATCAACAGCGCATGCTGCTCGAAATGGAACCCGGCGTCTGTGCCGCCGTGCCCGGCGGATGGGGCGCCCGCGGCTGGACGTCGCTCTATTTCGTCGAGGCCGACGAGGAGCTCATTCGCCAATCGCTGGAGACCGCCTGGAGAAATGCCGCCCCGAAGAGCCTTGTCCGGAGAAACGGCGGCCACTGA
- the feuN gene encoding two-component system FeuPQ modulator FeuN has protein sequence MSSSVTIVALAAGLAGFSLPAVDVPRVVVRVAGDCSAAAAQVVAETGGELLSAQPTADGKCVVTVLIPGNGGRPKKVTVKVPM, from the coding sequence ATGTCTTCATCAGTGACCATAGTCGCGCTCGCCGCAGGCCTCGCAGGTTTTTCGCTGCCTGCCGTTGACGTGCCTAGGGTTGTTGTTCGCGTGGCGGGTGACTGCAGCGCCGCGGCGGCGCAAGTCGTGGCGGAGACAGGCGGCGAATTGCTCTCCGCCCAGCCGACAGCCGATGGCAAGTGCGTCGTGACCGTGCTAATCCCGGGCAATGGCGGGCGGCCGAAGAAGGTGACGGTCAAGGTGCCGATGTAG
- a CDS encoding ATP-binding protein, giving the protein MAIRSLTARVLAVSTVWAVVALVVIGVVISALYRQGSERGFQDLLRAQLYNVINSISVDEKAALTGSPQLGDLRFSQPQTGWYWIVEPIGEFDTPPLLSTSLGSAKLPIVSVDEVPFDIRYERFYTTEDPFGNEVEVAETEVVLDIQGHTARFRVAGNRDVLEADIDRFTRNLTIALSIFGLGGLGVNALTILFGLRPLDQVRRSLEKIRTGQSERLDGAFPREIQPLANEVNALIDSNRRIIERARMQVGNLAHSLKTPIAVLLNEARVLEVPHGELIRTQADAMQTQVQSYLSRARIAAQRGSILARTEAQPALERIVRVMRRLNPEKQFSLSIIPPGLVLAMEQQDVEETVGNLLENAARYARDHVVLSVEPATDQERSKESGREWIVLKIDDDGPGLDPDQIALAMKRGKRLDESKPGTGLGLSIVSEIVGEYQGSVELSRREEGGLRAKLVLPAAV; this is encoded by the coding sequence ATGGCCATTAGATCCCTTACGGCGCGCGTTCTGGCGGTTTCGACCGTCTGGGCCGTCGTCGCCCTCGTCGTGATCGGAGTGGTGATCTCGGCGCTCTACCGGCAGGGCTCCGAACGCGGCTTCCAGGACCTCTTGCGCGCCCAGCTTTATAACGTCATCAACTCCATCTCGGTCGACGAGAAGGCAGCCCTGACCGGCAGCCCGCAACTCGGCGACCTCCGCTTTTCCCAGCCGCAGACCGGTTGGTACTGGATCGTCGAGCCGATCGGCGAATTCGACACGCCGCCCTTGCTGTCGACGTCTCTCGGATCCGCCAAATTGCCGATCGTCAGCGTCGACGAGGTTCCCTTCGACATCCGCTACGAGCGCTTCTACACCACCGAGGATCCGTTCGGAAACGAGGTCGAGGTGGCCGAGACGGAAGTCGTGCTCGACATCCAGGGGCATACGGCGCGTTTCCGGGTTGCCGGCAACCGCGACGTCCTGGAGGCGGACATCGACCGCTTCACCCGCAACCTGACGATCGCGCTCTCCATATTCGGTCTCGGCGGGCTCGGGGTGAACGCCTTGACCATTCTCTTCGGCCTCAGGCCGCTGGACCAGGTGCGCCGCTCGCTCGAAAAAATCCGTACGGGCCAGAGCGAGCGCCTGGACGGTGCCTTTCCGCGCGAGATTCAGCCGCTTGCCAACGAGGTGAATGCGTTGATCGACAGCAACCGCCGCATCATCGAACGCGCGCGCATGCAGGTCGGCAATCTCGCCCACTCTCTGAAGACCCCCATCGCCGTGCTGCTCAACGAAGCGCGGGTTCTCGAGGTCCCCCACGGCGAACTGATCAGGACCCAGGCCGACGCGATGCAGACGCAGGTCCAGTCCTATCTCAGCCGTGCCCGCATTGCGGCGCAGCGCGGTTCCATTCTGGCGAGGACCGAGGCTCAGCCGGCTCTGGAAAGGATCGTCCGGGTGATGCGGCGGCTCAATCCGGAAAAACAGTTCAGCCTGTCGATCATTCCGCCGGGGCTGGTGCTGGCGATGGAACAGCAGGATGTCGAGGAAACCGTCGGCAACCTGCTCGAAAATGCCGCGCGCTACGCACGGGATCACGTCGTCCTCAGCGTCGAGCCCGCCACCGACCAGGAGCGCAGCAAGGAGTCCGGCCGCGAATGGATCGTGCTCAAGATCGACGATGACGGCCCCGGGCTTGATCCGGATCAGATCGCTTTGGCGATGAAGCGCGGCAAGCGGCTCGACGAAAGCAAGCCCGGCACCGGCCTGGGACTGTCGATCGTCAGCGAAATCGTCGGCGAATATCAGGGCAGCGTCGAACTCAGCCGACGCGAGGAGGGAGGCTTGAGGGCCAAACTCGTTCTGCCGGCGGCCGTCTAG
- a CDS encoding transglycosylase domain-containing protein, whose product MQDPLKDENRPKKRHIFLRIDSWIDSTVWNAGFRLAEWWEDTTIFFRRFRMRGWKRAVFEVLGEGMTWGTAGSVLMLALALPAFEETKGNWRAQSDFAVTFLDRYGNEIGHRGIIHEDSVPIDELPDHLIKAVLATEDRRFFDHWGIDFLGLSRAMTENARAGGVVQGGSTLTQQLAKNLFLTNERTIERKIKEAFLAVWLESNLSKKEILRLYLDRAYMGGGTFGAAAAAQFYFGKSITDIDLAESAMLAGLFKAPARYAPHVNLPAARARANEVLSNLVQGGLMTEGQVLAARLNPATVIDRAQVKAPDFFLDWAFEEVQRIAAPFAQHSLIVRTTIDMGLQQAAEDSVESSLRQYGESYKVKQGALVMIENGGALRAMVGGRDYGESQFNRATRALRQPGSSFKVYTYAAAMEKGMTPETVVVDAPITWRGWSPQNYARKYAGRVTLMNALARSINTVPVRLAKDKLGTEIIAQTAKRMGVETPIRTDKTMPLGTSEVTVLDQATAYAVFPAGGLESRRHGISQILNYDGDILYDFGRDAPPARRVLSEQATLSMNRILTQIPVIGTGRRAALSNGLVTGGKTGTTQAYRDAWFVGFTGDYTTAVWFGNDDYTSTEEMTGGSLPAMTFKRLMDYAEQGIEHRAIPGIDAPPAETPKEPEAAAEPDENALPPLVRPRSLSADVTRLLKSIGNTFEQAPPLKPKEKDGGRVAALEGPEGTPATPRVTNAAKN is encoded by the coding sequence GTGCAGGACCCGCTAAAAGACGAAAACCGGCCGAAGAAGCGACACATCTTTCTGCGGATCGATTCCTGGATCGATTCCACCGTGTGGAATGCCGGGTTTCGCCTGGCGGAGTGGTGGGAGGACACCACCATCTTCTTTCGCCGCTTTCGTATGCGCGGCTGGAAAAGAGCGGTTTTCGAAGTCCTCGGCGAAGGGATGACCTGGGGCACGGCCGGCTCCGTGCTGATGCTTGCGCTGGCGCTCCCGGCCTTCGAGGAGACCAAGGGCAACTGGCGGGCGCAAAGCGATTTCGCCGTGACCTTTCTCGACCGCTATGGCAACGAAATCGGCCATCGCGGCATCATCCATGAGGATTCGGTTCCGATCGACGAGCTGCCGGATCACCTGATCAAGGCGGTCCTGGCGACGGAGGACCGTCGTTTCTTCGACCACTGGGGGATCGACTTCCTCGGCCTCTCGCGGGCCATGACGGAGAACGCCCGCGCCGGCGGCGTGGTCCAGGGCGGCTCGACGCTGACGCAGCAGCTTGCCAAGAACCTGTTCCTCACCAACGAGCGGACGATCGAGCGCAAGATCAAGGAAGCATTCCTCGCCGTCTGGCTCGAGTCCAATCTGTCGAAGAAGGAAATCCTCCGCCTCTACCTCGACCGCGCCTATATGGGCGGCGGCACCTTCGGCGCTGCGGCGGCGGCTCAGTTCTATTTTGGCAAGTCGATCACCGACATCGATCTCGCCGAGTCCGCCATGCTGGCCGGGCTGTTCAAGGCGCCGGCGCGATACGCGCCGCATGTCAACCTGCCGGCGGCACGCGCCCGCGCCAACGAGGTGCTGTCCAATCTCGTCCAGGGCGGGCTGATGACGGAGGGCCAGGTGCTCGCCGCCCGCCTCAATCCGGCGACCGTCATCGATCGCGCCCAGGTCAAGGCACCGGACTTCTTCCTCGACTGGGCCTTCGAGGAGGTCCAGCGCATCGCCGCCCCCTTCGCACAGCATTCGCTGATCGTCAGGACGACGATCGACATGGGGCTGCAGCAGGCGGCCGAAGATTCGGTCGAATCGAGCCTCCGGCAATATGGCGAGAGCTACAAGGTGAAGCAGGGCGCCCTGGTCATGATCGAAAACGGCGGTGCGTTGCGCGCCATGGTCGGCGGCCGCGACTACGGCGAGAGCCAGTTCAATCGCGCCACCCGGGCGCTTCGCCAGCCCGGCTCGTCCTTCAAGGTCTATACCTATGCGGCAGCGATGGAGAAGGGCATGACGCCCGAGACGGTGGTCGTCGACGCGCCGATCACCTGGCGCGGCTGGTCGCCGCAGAACTACGCCCGAAAATATGCGGGCCGGGTCACGCTGATGAATGCGCTGGCGAGATCGATCAATACCGTTCCGGTGCGCCTCGCCAAGGACAAGCTCGGCACGGAGATCATCGCCCAAACAGCCAAGAGAATGGGCGTCGAAACGCCGATCCGCACAGACAAGACCATGCCGCTTGGGACGTCGGAGGTGACCGTGCTCGACCAGGCAACCGCCTATGCCGTGTTTCCCGCCGGCGGATTGGAATCCCGCCGCCACGGCATCAGCCAGATTCTGAATTACGACGGCGATATCCTCTACGACTTCGGCCGCGACGCGCCGCCGGCTCGACGGGTCCTGAGCGAGCAGGCCACCTTGTCGATGAACAGAATACTCACCCAGATCCCGGTCATCGGCACCGGCCGCAGGGCCGCGTTGAGCAACGGGCTCGTGACAGGCGGCAAGACGGGAACGACGCAAGCCTATCGCGATGCCTGGTTCGTAGGCTTCACCGGCGATTACACGACGGCGGTCTGGTTCGGCAATGACGACTACACCTCCACCGAGGAAATGACCGGCGGCTCCCTGCCGGCGATGACCTTCAAGCGGCTGATGGATTACGCCGAACAGGGCATCGAACATCGCGCAATCCCGGGCATCGATGCTCCGCCGGCCGAAACGCCGAAGGAGCCGGAGGCCGCCGCTGAGCCGGATGAGAACGCCTTGCCGCCGCTTGTCCGGCCGCGCTCCCTGTCTGCCGACGTGACCCGGCTCTTGAAGTCGATCGGCAATACGTTCGAGCAGGCGCCACCGCTTAAGCCCAAGGAAAAAGACGGCGGCCGGGTTGCAGCGCTCGAGGGGCCTGAGGGAACGCCAGCCACGCCTCGGGTGACAAATGCCGCGAAGAATTGA
- a CDS encoding YcgN family cysteine cluster protein, whose product MGEMPFWTTKTLDEMTNAEWESLCDGCGLCCLNKLEDWDTGEIAWTSIRCTLLDGENCRCKDYDNRQATVPDCVQLTPKAVREISWLPPTCGYRLVAEGRDLYWWHPLVSGDPETVHAAGISVRGRTIAEDGIDIEDYEDYLVTWPLEVGLEPAE is encoded by the coding sequence ATGGGCGAAATGCCTTTCTGGACAACGAAAACCCTGGACGAGATGACCAACGCCGAATGGGAAAGCCTCTGCGACGGCTGCGGACTCTGTTGTCTCAACAAGCTGGAGGATTGGGACACGGGCGAGATCGCCTGGACCTCGATCCGCTGCACGCTGCTCGATGGCGAGAACTGCCGCTGCAAGGACTACGACAATCGGCAGGCGACGGTTCCCGACTGTGTCCAACTGACGCCGAAGGCGGTGCGGGAGATCAGCTGGCTGCCGCCGACCTGCGGCTATCGGCTGGTTGCCGAGGGAAGGGATTTGTACTGGTGGCACCCGCTCGTCTCGGGCGATCCGGAAACGGTTCACGCGGCCGGCATCTCGGTGCGCGGGCGCACCATCGCCGAGGACGGCATCGACATCGAAGATTACGAAGACTATCTGGTTACTTGGCCCCTGGAAGTCGGACTGGAACCGGCCGAGTAG
- a CDS encoding DUF1214 domain-containing protein, whose product MFRVPLLVALALLVAFGGGITSAIWALKATVGFGSIAIGPWVAFPEAQTVAADPYAKAHRARVGELLYGGAEGLKFTAATDDSGARLSAACSYDISGITPPARFWTLHTANTDGATLRPGSDLPSAINSWTVLRAKDSSFVIHVSPVAQPDNWLAIRHTGNFQLVLTLLDTPTAGSSGLIDLAMPKIVKTGCGNA is encoded by the coding sequence TTGTTCCGCGTTCCCCTCCTCGTCGCCCTTGCACTTCTCGTCGCCTTCGGCGGCGGCATTACCTCAGCCATATGGGCGCTGAAGGCGACCGTCGGCTTCGGATCGATCGCAATCGGCCCTTGGGTGGCCTTCCCCGAGGCGCAGACCGTCGCGGCCGACCCTTATGCAAAGGCGCACCGCGCCCGGGTCGGGGAACTGCTCTATGGCGGTGCGGAAGGCTTGAAGTTCACGGCTGCCACCGACGATAGCGGTGCGCGCCTATCGGCCGCATGCTCCTATGACATTTCCGGGATCACACCGCCCGCCCGGTTCTGGACGCTCCACACGGCGAACACCGACGGTGCGACGCTGCGACCGGGCTCCGATCTACCTTCGGCGATCAATTCGTGGACGGTGCTGCGCGCCAAGGACAGCAGTTTCGTCATTCACGTCTCGCCGGTCGCCCAGCCGGACAATTGGCTCGCCATCCGCCACACGGGAAATTTTCAGCTCGTGCTGACGTTGCTCGATACACCGACGGCCGGCTCCTCCGGACTGATCGACCTCGCAATGCCGAAGATCGTCAAGACGGGGTGCGGAAATGCGTAG